The stretch of DNA CGAAGACGATCGAATCCAGCCGGTCCATAACTCCCCCGTGGCCGGGCAGGATGCTGCTCATGTCCTTGATGCCCAGTTCGCGCTTGACCATGGATTCGGCCAGGTCCCCGGCCGTGGCTGCCGCGACCATGCCGACGGCGAGCACCGCGCCCACCCACCAGGGCTTGTCCAGCACGAAGAGGCAGGCCAGCACCCCGATCACCATCGCCCCGGCGATGGAACCTCCGAAGCCTTCCCAGGTCTTCTTGGGGCTGATTTTGGGCGCCATCGGGTGCTTCCCCAGCGAGGCTCCGACGAGGTAGCCGAAGGTGTCGTTGGAGACCACCAGCAGCAGCAGGGTCACGATCTGCCAGGCGCCTGGCGGAACGACACCCTCGGGCCAGAGCCCCACCGGGGTCCGGCCGCCGGAGGTGTGCAGGGGCAGCACCGCGAAGCTGATCAGGAACGGAACCCACGCCAGGGTGAAGACTCCCGCGAAAATGCCGCGCGCAGAACCGGCCGCACCCTCCAGGGAGCGCCACAGCAAAACGGCCACACTGCTGATCAGCATGGCGAAAAGCAGGCTTTCCGAGCCGCCGAAGTAAGCGCCGAGCGGCATGGCCACCGTTCCGGCCATCACCGGGATGATGGGCAGCCTGGTGCCGGCGGCTTCCAGCGCCCGGAAGATCTCCCAGACGCCGAAAACCGCGAACGTGGTGGTGACGAGCACGAAGCCCAGCGGCAGGAACAGCAGTCCGCCCAGGACGAGGAAGAGCATGCCAAGGCCCACCGCAGTGGCGGCTGGAAGGTTCCTGCCGGCTTTGGGCGTCGGGTTACTGCGCTGCTTGCCCGGCCCCCGGAGGGGTGGCCCGGGGGCCTGCTGTGCCTGACCCATCAGACCTCGAGCAGCTCGGCTTCCTTGCGCTTGAGCAGATCGTCGATGCCTTCGACGTGCGCCTTCGTCATGGCGTCCAGTTCCTTCTCGGCGCGGCTGCCCTCGTCCTCGCCGGCCTCGCCGTCCTTGACGAGCTTGTCCAGGGACTCCTTGGCCTTGCGGCGGATGTTGCGGATGGAGACCTTGGCATCCTCGCCCTTGGACTTGACGATCTTGACGTATTCCTTGCGCCGCTCCTTGGTCAGCTCGGGAATGGTGATCCGGATGACATTGCCGTCGTTGGACGGGTTGGCGCCCACCTCAGAGTCACTGAGGGCCCGTTCGATGTCGCGCAGGGCGGTCTTGTCGAACGGCGTGATGAGGATGGTGCGGGCGTCCGGAACGGCGAAGGAAGCCAGCTGCTGCAGCGGTGTCGGCGAGCCGTAGTACTCCACGAGCACACGGTTGTACAGGCCCGGCGTCGCCCGTCCCGTGCGGATCGAGGCGAAGTCTTCCTTGGCTACCTCAACCGCCTTGTCCATCTTGTCCCCGGCTTCGAGCAAGGTTTCTTCGATCACGGTCTCTCCTCAGAAATTGGTGCATCCCGGCTGGCGGGAACGCTGCGCGGTCTTGGTTCCGTCTGTCTTATCCGCCTGGTGGCCCCCTGGTCCGGGGAGCGGAACTGTCCTCAAAACATCCTAGCCGTAGCTAGGGGGTGACCACGGTGCCGAGGTCCTCGCCCAGGATGGCACGCGTGACGTTGCCTTCACCCTCCATGCCGAAGACCACCATGGTGAGGTTGTTGTCCTTGCACATGGTCATCGCGGTCTGGTCCATCACCCGGATATCGCGGCGCAGGGCGTCGTCGTAGCTCAGGCGGGAAAGCTTCTCGGCCGTCGGGTCCTTTTTCGGGTCGGCGGTGTATACGCCGTCGACGCCGCTCTTGGCCATCAGGACGACGTCGGCGTGGACCTCCATGGCGCGCTGCGCCGCGACCGTGTCGGTGGAGAAGTACGGGAGTCCGGCGCCGGCGCCGAAGATGACGACGCGGCCTTTCTCCATATGGCGGATGGCACGGCGCGGAATGTACGCCTCGGCCACCTGGCCCATCGTGATGGCGCTCTGCACGCGGGTCTCGACGCCGGCCTGCTCCAGGAAGTCCTGGAGGGCCAGGCAGTTCATTACGGTGCCCAGCATCCCCATGTAGTCGGCTCGGGAACGATCCATCCCGCTCTGCGACAGTTCCGCGCCCCGGAAGAAGTTGCCGCCGCCAACGACGATTGCCACCTCGACGTCGGGCACGGCCGCTGCGATCTGCTTGGCCACGTCACGCACGGTGTCCGGGTCAACGCCCAGCTTCCCGCCGCCGAAGACTTCCCCGGAAAGCTTCAACAGGACTCTGCGCCGGCTCTTCTTCGGCTGGGCTGAATTGGTGACGGTTTCCATGGTGCCTTCCCGTTGGTGAACTCTGAAAAAAGGTTATCGTGCCGGGGGCCAAAGGCGTCATTCCACCCTGGCCGGTGTCCGCATCGCATGCAAAAGGGGTGGCCACCTCGGTGACCACCCCCTTAGCGCGCCTGGCTAATGCCGGACGGTTCCTGAACTAGGAACCGACGCGGAAACGCGTGAACGCGGTGCCCTTGACGCCGGCCTCTTCGAGGACCTGCGCGACGGACTTCTTGGCGTCCTTGGCGAATGCCTGGTCGAGGAGAACCTCGCCCTTGTAGAAGCCCGTGACACGGCCTTCGACAATTTTGGTCATTGCGGCCTCGGGCTTGCCTTCAGCCTTGGCCGTCTCCTCGGCGATGCGGCGCTCGGATTCGACGAGCTCGGCCGGAACATCCTCGCGGGAGAGGTAGTTCGGGGACATCGCGGCGACGTGAACGGCAACGTCGTGAGCTGCGGCAGCAGCGGCTTCGCCTTCGCCGTCGACAGCGAACAGGACGCCGACCTGGGCCGGGAGGTCCTTGGAGGTCTTGTGCAGGTAAGCGTCGACCGTTGCACCCTCGATGCGGGAGATGCGGCGGACAACGACCTTTTCGCCGAGAACTGCGCCCTCTTCGATGACAACCTCGGACAGCGGCTTGCCGTCGACCTCGGTGGCCAGCAGGGTCTCGAGGTCGGCAGCGCCGGACTCGACTGCAACGGTGAGGACCTTGTCGGCGAGCTGGATGAACTTGTCAGCCTTGGCGACGAAGTCGGTCTCGCAGTTGACTTCGATCATCACGCCCACGCCGCCGGCGACCTTGGCAGCAACCAGGCCTTCTGCGGTGGAGCGGCCTTCGCGCTTGGTAGCGCCCTTCAAGCCCTTGATGCGGATGATTTCGATGGCCTTCTCGGCGTCACCGTTGGCTTCGTCAAGAGCCTTCTTGACATCCATCATGCCGGCGCCCGTGCGCTCGCGCAGTGCCTTGATATCAGCGGCAGTGTAGTTCGCCATGTGAACCCCTCTGTCTAGAAATGTGTGTGGTGTACGGACCGACAGGACGGCTGCTCACGCGGTGAGCGGCCATCCTGTCGGTACCCCGGCGCCGCGGACAGCGCGTGGGGAGGTCCAGATTTACTTGTCAGTGAACTGACGAGCTACTTGGTTTCGCCAGCGGCGTCGTCGGCAACCGGGGCGGCCTCGGCAGCGGGAGCCTCTTCGGCGGCCGGAGCTGCCTCGGCTTCCGGAGCGGCGGCAGCGGCTTCGGCCTTGCTGCCTTCGAGGAGCTCGCGCTCCCACTCAGCCAGGGGTTCTTCCGGAGCTTCGGTGGTGCCGGTTGCGCGCTGGTTGCGGGCGATCAGGCCCTCAGCAACGGCGTCGGCCACAACGCGGGTCAGGAGGTTGACGGAGCGGATGGCGTCGTCGTTGCCCGGGATCGGGAAGTCGACTTCGTCCGGATCGCAGTTGGTGTCAAGAATGGCAACAACCGGGATGTTCAGCTTCTTGGCCTCGTCAACAGCGAGGTGTTCCTTCTTGGTGTCCACGATCCAGAGCACGGACGGTGCCTTGGTCAGGTTGCGGATACCGCCGAGGTTGGTTTCCAGCTTGGTGAGCTCACGGCGAAGGAGCAGCAGTTCCTTCTTGGTGTAAGCGGAGCCGGCGACGTCGTCGAAGTCGATCTCTTCGAGTTCCTTCATGCGCTGGATGCGCTTGGAGACCGTCTGGAAGTTGGTCAGCATACCGCCGAGCCAACGCTGGTTCACGTACGGCTGGCCAACGCGGGTGGCCTGCTCGGCGATGGCTTCCTGTGCCTGCTTCTTGGTGCCGACGAAGAGGACGGTGCCGCCGTGTGCGACGGTGGCCTTCACGAACTCGAAGGCGCGGTCGATGTAGGACAGCGACTGCTGAAGGTCAATGATGTAGATGCCGTTGCGCTCCGTGAAGATGAAGCGCTTCATCTTCGGGTTCCAACGACGGGTCTGGTGTCCAAAGTGGACGCCGCTGTCAAGCAGCTGGCGCATAGTTACGACGGGCATGCCGGCGCTCCTTCCGGCAGGTCATTCATGAGAGAGCCCATGGGCTGTCTTACCCTGCCAATAGTTGACGGTTGATTAGCAATCACCCAGGCGGGCGTTGCTCCTGGCATCCACTGCGCCACTCACCCGGATTAAGAGCCCGGACCGCAAGAGGCACAGTCCTCCGCACTCTGAAGAATTTAGGCTTCGAATGGTGAGGGCTGGATACGCGTAGTCAGCCGCTGCTCCCCCGCACCCCTGAATGAGGCGTGCCGGCTTAACAATTACCTTGATTCAGCGTGAGGGCACAGCAAACTGCTCCACCAAGTGTACTACAGGAGCACTGCCGGACCGGACGGTTTTCCGCGGCCACCCGGGGCTGCAGGAGGCGCTGCCGGAACTTGTCCACATGGCTGGGGCTGGGGCTGCCGGCTGTCCAGGAGGCCCGGGCAGAGTGGGTCCATGAAGACCCACACCCTGCTTGCGGCTTTGGTCCTGGCCCTCTCCCCCGTCGTGGCCGGAGCGAGTGGTCCTGCACCGCCCGTGCCTGCGGCGTCTGCGACCGCGGAACTCGTGCCGACGGGGCCGGCGGCGCCATCAGAGCCAGTACCGGCGGCGCCGCCAGAGCCGGCCGGCTGGAGCTGGCCGCTGAGCCCGGAACCCGCGGTCCTGCGTGCCTTCGAGCCACCGCCCAAGCCGTGGCTGCGCGGCCACCGGGGAGTCGACCTCGCGGCCACGTCCTTCGGCGCACCGGTCACCGCTCCGGCGTCAGGAACCGTGAGTTTCGTCGGGGTCGTCGTGGACCGGCCCGTCATCACTCTCGACCACGGCAACGGCCTGAAGAGCAGTTTCGAACCTGTGCAGAGCGAGCTGGTAAAGGGTGCCTATGTCGCGGAAGGCGGATCGTTGGGCACCGTCCTGCCCGGCCACTGCGCCACATCACCGTGCGTCCACTGGGGCGTGCGGCGCGGCGAGGACTACGTCAACCCGCTGGCGTTCGTGATGGACCTGCGGCCTTCCGTCCTGCTGCCGCCGCTGGACCCGGCGCCCGGTTAGCCGCAATTCCAGGCGCCGGGCTGGCCGCGACGCTAGAGCCGGGTTGGCCGCAACCCTAGACGATGGCGGAGATCCCGGTGATCGCCCGGCCGGTGACGAGGGTGTTGATCTCGTGCGTGCCTTCGTAGGAGTAGATGGCTTCGGCGTCGGCGAACACCTTCGCCATCTCGTAGTCCGTCACGATGCCGTTGCCGCCGAGCAGGCTGCGTCCGATCGCCACGCTTTCGCGCATGCGGGCCGTGGTGAAGGCCTTGGCCAAGGCCGACTGCTCGTCCCTGGCCTGGCCGGCGTCCTCGAGCTGCGAGAGCCGGACCATCATGCCCATGGAGCTCACGGCGTTGCCGAGGATCTGGACGAGCTGCTGCTGCACAAGCTGGAAGGAGGCCAGCGGGCGGCCGAACTGGTGGCGCTCGACGGCGTAACGCCGGGCAACGTCGAAGGCAGCCAGCTGCTGCCCGACGGCTTGCCAGGCTACCGCGAGGCGGGTGACCTTGAGGACCTTGTTGGTGTCGCGGAAGCTGTTGGCGTTGGCCAGCTTGAAGAACTCCGGAACCACGACGTCTTTGAGCGTGATGTCGGCGTTCTGCACGGTGCGGAGCGAGATCTTGTTCTCGATCTTGGTGGCACTGTAGCCCTCCGCCTTGGTGTCCACGAGGAACCCCTTGACCTGGTTGTCGGCCAGATCGCGGGCATAGACCACCACCCAGTCGGAGAACGTGGCGTTGCCGATCCAGCGCTTTTCCCCGTTGAGGATCCAGCTGCCGCCTTCGCGGCGGGCAGTCGTACGGGTGCCGCCGGCGACGTCGGAACCGCCGAGCGGTTCAGTCAGCCCGAAGGCGCCGATTTTCTTGAGGGAGTAGATGTCCGGCAGCCAGGCGTCCTGCTGCTCCTTCGAGGCGAGTGCCTCAATTGAGCCCGTGAAGAGTCCGTCATGGACGCCCATGAAGGTAGCAATGGACGAGTCGGCCCGGGTGGCTTCGGCGTGCAGGATCCCGGCGAACAGGTTCGAATAGCCCTGCCTGCGGACCGGACTGACCAGGTCGATCTCGGCCAGCTTCGGAATGAGCTCCATCGGGAACTCGCCCCGGTTCCAGCAGTCCACCGCAATCGGCTTGACCTCGCGGGCCAAGAACTCCCGGACCTCTGCCAGCCGGTCCTGCTCTTTCCCGCTGAGCAACTGTTCGAAAGCGAAGAAGTCCCCGTCGGCGTAGGGGAGGTTGTTGATGTCGACAGCAGCCTTGGACATGGAGCTCCTTTACTTGTGGCGGGCGGTTGCCCCGCAGGGCCCGGTTCGCACACGGCAATATGTTACTGGCCAGTAACTTACCGCAGCGGGAGGGCGGCCCGCAAGCCTCTCGGCCGGGCTGCGAGGGGTCCGGATACCCGGAAGAGTTCCCGGCAAACGAAAGAAGCCGTGGCCGACGTCGTAACATCGGCCACGGCTCCCGCGGGGATCCCGAAACGGGTTCCGGCGAAGGTAGGGCTACTCGGACTTGAACCGAGGACCTTAGGATTATGAGTCCCGCGCTCTAACCAGCTGAGCTATAGCCCCGTGCGCCCGGGCGCCGGCCCCTGGACCGGGCCGCGTACGAGCAAAAAACACTCTAACAACATTAGCCGGTGGTGCCTGCCAGCCGCGCCACGGACCTCAGATGACCAGGTCGTCGTGGCTGGCTCCGCGGTAGATGTCTTCGAACGTCTGGAGCGTGCGCTCGAGGCTGTGGTTCTCCACCATCTCCCGGCTCGTCTTGCCCATGGCAGCGAGCTGGTCGTCGGGAAGCGTGAACAGCCGGACCAGCTTTGCGGAGAGGTCGTCGCTGTCATTGGGCGTGAACAGGTAGCCGTTCTCTCCGTCGCGCACCAGGTGCGGCAACGCCATGGCATCGGCCAGCAGTACGGGGGTGGACGCCGACATCGCCTCGAGAGTGACCAGCGACTGGAGCTCGGCGGTGCCGGGCATGCAGAAAACGTCCGCCTGCAGGTAGGCCTTCCGCAGCTCAGCGTCGGTCGCCAGGCCGAGGAACGTCACCCTGTCCTGCAGGCCGAGCCGGGCTACCTGGGCTTCGAGGCCTTGCCGGACCTCCCCGCCGCCGACGATGTCGAGGTGGACGTCCAGCTGGGCAGGTGTCTTGGCGACGGCGTCGATGAGCACGTCGACGTGCTTTTCCTCTGCGAGCCTGCCGACAAAGAGCACTGTAGGGCTGGAATGGCGTTCCAGGGTTTCACCGGCCCGGAGCTCGTAGGCGGCGGCGTCGATCCCGTTGGAAAGCGGGAGGACCTTACGGAGGAAGGCGTGCTGGTGCATCGCCTTGGCGGCCAGCGGCGTCGGCGTGGTGACGACGTCGGCCTGGCCCATGACCTTGCCCATGTCCTTCCACGAGATGCGCCCGATGATGTCCTTGAACCACTGCGGGAACGGCAGGAACGGGTTCAGGTTCTCCGGCATGAAGTGGTTGGTGGCAACGATCCGGATGCCGCGTTTCACGGCCTCGTAAAGTACATGCTCGCCGATCATGTAGTGGCTCTGGATGTGCACGACGTCGGGCTGGACGCGGTCGAACAGCAGGCTGATTTCCTTCTTGATCTCCCAGGGAAAGGTGACCCGGAAGTACTCGTGGGTCGGCACCGAATGGGACCGCAGCCGGTGGACGGTTGCCTCGTCCCGGAACTCGGTGAAGCTCTTGCCCTTGTCAGCTCGGCAGGCAAGGACATGCACCTCGTGCCCGCGGGCCGTCATCCCCCTGGCCAGGCGGTAACCGAACTGGGAGGCCCCGTTGACGTGCGGCGGGTAGGTGTCCGCGGCGATCAGGATGGTCAGCGGGCGCTGGGTGTCAGGCATGGTCACGTGGGGAGCTCCTGGTGGTCACGGTGCGGGCAGCTGGGGCTGTGGTGGCCGGTTGGCCGTCGGCGCTGGCGGTGGCCGGCTGCTGAAGTCTGGTGCGGATGCCCTAGGACGACCGGCCGGCGGCCTTCCGCGCGTCCTTCTTGCGCTTGGTCACCTCGGGGTGGTGTCTGGACAGGGCTATCACTCCCACGATAGCAAGGGAAGCGGCCGTTCCCATTGCAATTGCCATGACGGCGTGGACATCCGGCCGGAGTTCACCCAGGATCGCGATGCCGATCGCGATGCCCACGATCGGGTCGATAACGGTGAGTCCTGCGATCACCAGATCCGGCGGACCACCGGAGTAGGCGCTCTGCACAAACCACGAACCGAGTCCTCCGGCGGCCGCAATCGCGACCACGGAGTACCACTGCACATTCAGCAGACCCAGGCCGTTCGGATCGAGCAGGTGCTTGCCGATGATCCGGGTCAGCACGGCCACAAAGCCGAATAGCACACCCGCGCCGAGGATGTAGATGAAGGCGCTCATCCGGTGCTTGAACATCAGCGCCAGTGAACCGAACAGTCCCACGGCCAGGGCCAACAGCAACACGATGGTCAGCTCGTCTGAGCCGCTGACGTGGTGGTTCTCCTGCGTTACATTGACGGCGAGGACAACGAACAGCGCTGAACCCGTGACGCACGCCGAAATGGCGACCACTGTGGCCCGGTTGATGCTGAGCCCCTGGTCCTTGGCGTTCACGATCGTGGTGATGACGAGGGCTATCGCCCCGATCGGCTGGACTACGGTGAGCGGTGCAGAGACCAGTGCAATCGCATTCATCACCATGCCGGTGGCCAGCAGCAGCAGGCCAAACATCCAGCGGGGGCTGCGGATCAGGCGGAGCATGCCGTGGCTGCTGAGCGCCAGCCCGCCGGTGTCGGCCTTGACCGCGCTGCCCTGGCGCTGCGCACCGAAGGCAAGGAAACAGGCGCCGAGGACCGCCAGCAATACCGCAATCCATACCATCAGCGCTGACCGCCGTCGTCTGAGGTCCCCGCGCTGCCGGCCCGAAGACGCTTGCCCTTGCGGATGATGGCCCGCAGATAGTTGTAGCCGGCTATCCAGTGCCCCAGGAGGCCGAGTCCCAGGAAGATCCAGGCGACGACGGCGAAGCTCCCGCTCGCGGGGATGGCCAGTTTGGAGAGCACGAGCAGGGGCGTGCCAGCCAGCAGCAGGCCGGTGCGGATCTTCCCGACCCGGCTGACCGGCAGGTCCGGGTGGCCCCGGAAGTAGTGGAGCGAGACCGCGAGCAATATGGTGTCCGGAACGAGAAGGGCGGTCAGATACCACCACGCGACAACTCCGGCGACAACCAGGGTCACGGCAACGGCGATGAGCGCCAGGCGGTCGGCGATGGGGTCCAGGATCCGGCCCAGATGGGACATTTGGTTGAACCGCCGTGCGATGTAGCCGTCCACCCAGTCGGTGCTGGCCATGACCGCCAGGACCAGGGCGGCGTATCCGTATTCCCGCGGGCCGAGCACGAGCCAGATGAAGAGCGGGACGCCGAGGAACCGGACCACGGTCAGCACGTTGGGGATGGTGAAGACGGCGTCGTGGTGGATCTGGGCCTGCCCGGGCCGGGCACCAGCACCGATGAATCTCATCCATTCCCCCCTCTCCGTGGCCGGCAACGTCAGGGCGTCGCAGTTCAGCGGGCTGCCTAGCCCTTGAGCAGTCTGCGCAAGAGGAATACAAGTGCAGCGGTTGACGCGGCGAGGGCAGCGAGCGGCTTCCACCGCTGCCCCAGCTGCTCCGCCGTGCCCTGGGCGTTCAGCCAGGCGGGAGTCCGGGACGAGCCCGTGGCGGAGGACCTGAGGCTCGCCACCTTGGAGCTGAGCTGCGCCTTGCCGTCCCGGAACCGGGCCTGGACCATCGCAAGCAGAACCTGTGCCTGCGTCTTGACGTCCAGCTCATCGGTAAGTTCGTCGCGGACTCCGGTGAGGTGCGTGCGGCGCTGTTGCAGCCGGAGCCGCAGTTCCGTCTCGGTGGGCGGCGGGCCGAATTCCGGCTCGGCGGCCTTTTTGGCTTCCTTCTCCGCCTTCGCTTTGGCGTCGGCCTCAGCCTTCGCCGCCTTTGCGGCCTTGTACTGGCGGGAGTCGGGGTCCAGAAGCTTCGGATCGAAGGCGGAGCCCTCCTTGGCGATGCCGAGGTCGTACTTCAGGCCGCGGACGGTCTCTTCCGGCATCAGCGGCATTGCGTTCTTCAATTTCCGGTACCCCACCAGTCCAACGATCAGGGCAATCAGCAGGAACACGCCGCAGACCAGCAGGGCCGCGAGCCAGGCGGGCATGATCGTGGCCAGGCCCATGATGGCGGCCACGATCAGGCCGATCACCAGGAACACCACGAAGACCAGTGCGACGGCGAGGAACGCGGCAGCGACTCCCAGCTGGAT from Arthrobacter sp. B3I9 encodes:
- a CDS encoding phosphatidate cytidylyltransferase translates to MGQAQQAPGPPLRGPGKQRSNPTPKAGRNLPAATAVGLGMLFLVLGGLLFLPLGFVLVTTTFAVFGVWEIFRALEAAGTRLPIIPVMAGTVAMPLGAYFGGSESLLFAMLISSVAVLLWRSLEGAAGSARGIFAGVFTLAWVPFLISFAVLPLHTSGGRTPVGLWPEGVVPPGAWQIVTLLLLVVSNDTFGYLVGASLGKHPMAPKISPKKTWEGFGGSIAGAMVIGVLACLFVLDKPWWVGAVLAVGMVAAATAGDLAESMVKRELGIKDMSSILPGHGGVMDRLDSIVFASPVAFILFSAVAGT
- the frr gene encoding ribosome recycling factor yields the protein MIEETLLEAGDKMDKAVEVAKEDFASIRTGRATPGLYNRVLVEYYGSPTPLQQLASFAVPDARTILITPFDKTALRDIERALSDSEVGANPSNDGNVIRITIPELTKERRKEYVKIVKSKGEDAKVSIRNIRRKAKESLDKLVKDGEAGEDEGSRAEKELDAMTKAHVEGIDDLLKRKEAELLEV
- the pyrH gene encoding UMP kinase encodes the protein METVTNSAQPKKSRRRVLLKLSGEVFGGGKLGVDPDTVRDVAKQIAAAVPDVEVAIVVGGGNFFRGAELSQSGMDRSRADYMGMLGTVMNCLALQDFLEQAGVETRVQSAITMGQVAEAYIPRRAIRHMEKGRVVIFGAGAGLPYFSTDTVAAQRAMEVHADVVLMAKSGVDGVYTADPKKDPTAEKLSRLSYDDALRRDIRVMDQTAMTMCKDNNLTMVVFGMEGEGNVTRAILGEDLGTVVTP
- the tsf gene encoding translation elongation factor Ts, which produces MANYTAADIKALRERTGAGMMDVKKALDEANGDAEKAIEIIRIKGLKGATKREGRSTAEGLVAAKVAGGVGVMIEVNCETDFVAKADKFIQLADKVLTVAVESGAADLETLLATEVDGKPLSEVVIEEGAVLGEKVVVRRISRIEGATVDAYLHKTSKDLPAQVGVLFAVDGEGEAAAAAAHDVAVHVAAMSPNYLSREDVPAELVESERRIAEETAKAEGKPEAAMTKIVEGRVTGFYKGEVLLDQAFAKDAKKSVAQVLEEAGVKGTAFTRFRVGS
- the rpsB gene encoding 30S ribosomal protein S2; this translates as MPVVTMRQLLDSGVHFGHQTRRWNPKMKRFIFTERNGIYIIDLQQSLSYIDRAFEFVKATVAHGGTVLFVGTKKQAQEAIAEQATRVGQPYVNQRWLGGMLTNFQTVSKRIQRMKELEEIDFDDVAGSAYTKKELLLLRRELTKLETNLGGIRNLTKAPSVLWIVDTKKEHLAVDEAKKLNIPVVAILDTNCDPDEVDFPIPGNDDAIRSVNLLTRVVADAVAEGLIARNQRATGTTEAPEEPLAEWERELLEGSKAEAAAAAPEAEAAPAAEEAPAAEAAPVADDAAGETK
- a CDS encoding M23 family metallopeptidase — protein: MKTHTLLAALVLALSPVVAGASGPAPPVPAASATAELVPTGPAAPSEPVPAAPPEPAGWSWPLSPEPAVLRAFEPPPKPWLRGHRGVDLAATSFGAPVTAPASGTVSFVGVVVDRPVITLDHGNGLKSSFEPVQSELVKGAYVAEGGSLGTVLPGHCATSPCVHWGVRRGEDYVNPLAFVMDLRPSVLLPPLDPAPG
- a CDS encoding acyl-CoA dehydrogenase family protein, which codes for MSKAAVDINNLPYADGDFFAFEQLLSGKEQDRLAEVREFLAREVKPIAVDCWNRGEFPMELIPKLAEIDLVSPVRRQGYSNLFAGILHAEATRADSSIATFMGVHDGLFTGSIEALASKEQQDAWLPDIYSLKKIGAFGLTEPLGGSDVAGGTRTTARREGGSWILNGEKRWIGNATFSDWVVVYARDLADNQVKGFLVDTKAEGYSATKIENKISLRTVQNADITLKDVVVPEFFKLANANSFRDTNKVLKVTRLAVAWQAVGQQLAAFDVARRYAVERHQFGRPLASFQLVQQQLVQILGNAVSSMGMMVRLSQLEDAGQARDEQSALAKAFTTARMRESVAIGRSLLGGNGIVTDYEMAKVFADAEAIYSYEGTHEINTLVTGRAITGISAIV
- a CDS encoding glycosyltransferase; its protein translation is MTMPDTQRPLTILIAADTYPPHVNGASQFGYRLARGMTARGHEVHVLACRADKGKSFTEFRDEATVHRLRSHSVPTHEYFRVTFPWEIKKEISLLFDRVQPDVVHIQSHYMIGEHVLYEAVKRGIRIVATNHFMPENLNPFLPFPQWFKDIIGRISWKDMGKVMGQADVVTTPTPLAAKAMHQHAFLRKVLPLSNGIDAAAYELRAGETLERHSSPTVLFVGRLAEEKHVDVLIDAVAKTPAQLDVHLDIVGGGEVRQGLEAQVARLGLQDRVTFLGLATDAELRKAYLQADVFCMPGTAELQSLVTLEAMSASTPVLLADAMALPHLVRDGENGYLFTPNDSDDLSAKLVRLFTLPDDQLAAMGKTSREMVENHSLERTLQTFEDIYRGASHDDLVI
- a CDS encoding DMT family transporter; its protein translation is MVWIAVLLAVLGACFLAFGAQRQGSAVKADTGGLALSSHGMLRLIRSPRWMFGLLLLATGMVMNAIALVSAPLTVVQPIGAIALVITTIVNAKDQGLSINRATVVAISACVTGSALFVVLAVNVTQENHHVSGSDELTIVLLLALAVGLFGSLALMFKHRMSAFIYILGAGVLFGFVAVLTRIIGKHLLDPNGLGLLNVQWYSVVAIAAAGGLGSWFVQSAYSGGPPDLVIAGLTVIDPIVGIAIGIAILGELRPDVHAVMAIAMGTAASLAIVGVIALSRHHPEVTKRKKDARKAAGRSS
- a CDS encoding CDP-alcohol phosphatidyltransferase family protein: MRFIGAGARPGQAQIHHDAVFTIPNVLTVVRFLGVPLFIWLVLGPREYGYAALVLAVMASTDWVDGYIARRFNQMSHLGRILDPIADRLALIAVAVTLVVAGVVAWWYLTALLVPDTILLAVSLHYFRGHPDLPVSRVGKIRTGLLLAGTPLLVLSKLAIPASGSFAVVAWIFLGLGLLGHWIAGYNYLRAIIRKGKRLRAGSAGTSDDGGQR
- a CDS encoding phage holin family protein; the protein is MSGRHSGGTSGGTSGGLRIAALPRTLKWIYKLVPRQLNDEIAFAKIELKRKGIQLGVAAAFLAVALVFVVFLVIGLIVAAIMGLATIMPAWLAALLVCGVFLLIALIVGLVGYRKLKNAMPLMPEETVRGLKYDLGIAKEGSAFDPKLLDPDSRQYKAAKAAKAEADAKAKAEKEAKKAAEPEFGPPPTETELRLRLQQRRTHLTGVRDELTDELDVKTQAQVLLAMVQARFRDGKAQLSSKVASLRSSATGSSRTPAWLNAQGTAEQLGQRWKPLAALAASTAALVFLLRRLLKG